The genomic segment taataattttaaaatcagattcttTAGTTTTGAAATCTCCTTTTCACCTAACATATCACAAGCCTTTTCCCAGGTTATCAAATAATATTCCAAGCTATGATTTTAACAGTTGAATAACATCACATCACATAAATTTACACTGATTTATTAAACCATATTCTACTTGAGATATAACAAGATGATCaatttttcaatattataaataatgttgcatGTAATATTCTTTGGCCACATACCTGATTATCTTTGAAAACTTCCCTAGAATTCAGATTGTTAGATCAaagccttaaatatttttaaggttttaaataCACAATACTCAATTGCTTTCTGGAAAGAGTGTAGTAGTTTTACTTCCACAAGCCTCAAGAGTGTCTTTCAGTCATTCAGCAAAGCCCACACCTCAAAACAATGAGTATTAGCTAAAAAAAAGTGATTGTGAACTGAGTTCAAACGGTTTTTCCTTTAATTTGCAGTTCTTACCTGGCAATGGTTAAGTCAAACTTTCCAAAAacactttgttctcttttttcataaattatatatgcatacTTTTGTCATTTTCTGTGGAACTGTTAATATTTCTTCTTAGCATTCTAGTCTTAATATTTCTCAGTAAGGGATTTTTCTGACTGCATTCTGAGATCTAGCCTCCTGGCTGGGGCAGCAGGAGGTGGGATGGAGAAAGGGCGGGGAGTCAGACCCAGGTTTGTTCTCTTAGTCCTTCCACAATCACCAAGGTGTGACCTGCTCCAAATCTTGGTatctctgggtttcagtttcctcctctgtaaatagAAGGGTCTTAATTAAGGTCCCTTCCAGTCCTATAAAAGGGGGTTATAGATCCATAGTTTCAAAGCTTCTTTCACTATCATGATTTGTGATCAGCTTTGAAGGAGGTAGTCCTAGTGGGTAAACATCAAACTGTAAGCTTGCTTTCCCAGTTCTAACCTACCACTACCACCTACCGCTGAGAAAATCATTTCAAGGCTATTAGTTGCCTGATCTGTAAATGGAAACCTTGTTTTACagatttattgtgaaaattatgcaaaataatagaaatcaggccaggtgcagtggctcacacctgtaatcccagcactttcgtaggctgaggtgggcagatcacctgaggttggcagttcgAGCCTGATCCACATGGAAAAAccctatttctaccaaaaatgcaaaattagccagccgtggtggctcatgcctgtaatcccatctactcaggaggctgaagcaggagaattgcttgaacccaggaggcgtaggttgcgatgagccgagatcacaccactgcactccagcctgggcaaaaaaagtaaactccatctcaaaaaaaaaaaaaaaaacaaccaataataataatataaataaaagtgtaTAGATTATAATATACCACAGACAGGtgggacgcagtggctcatgcctgtaatcccagcactttgggaggccaaggcaggtggattacctgaggtcaggagttcgagatcagcctggtcaacatggtgcaaccctgtctctactaaaaatacaaaaatcagctgggcatggtggtgggtgactgtaatcccagctacttgggaggctgaggcaggagaatagcttgaacctgggaggtggagattgcagtgagctgagatcatgccattgcactccagcctgggcaacaagaacaaaactctgtcgaaaaaagaaaagaggaaggaaggaaagaaggaaggaaggaaggaaggaaggaaggaaggaaggaaggaaggaaaagaaagagggagggagggaaggaaggaagggaggaagagaaagaaagggagggaggaaaggaaggaagagaaagaaagggagggagggaaggaaggaagagaaagaaagagggagggaaggaaggaaggaagagaaagaaagagggaaggaaggaaggaagagaaagagggaaggaaggaagagaaagagggaaggaaggaaggaagagaaagaaagggaaggagggaaggaaggaagagaaagaaagagggagggaaggaaggaagagaaagagggaaggaaggaagagaaagaaaggcggaaggaaggaaggaaggaaggaagggagatcATATTCATACTAGTAGCTGCTTATGACTAATAGAAGTAAGGACGAGGATTAGAAGGGATTCCAACTTTATAatacattctttcttttatataataataataaagacaaccAGGCACAGTATCTCATGTCTGTAaacctagtgctttgggaggctgaggtgggaggatcatttgagcccaggaattcgagaccagcctgggccacagagcaagactccatctctacaaaaactttaaaacaattagccaggtatggtagcctgtgcctctagtcccagttactagggaggctaagacaagaaaatcatgtgagcccaggaggtcgaggctgcagtgagctatgacagtgccactgcacctgcactccagcctgggtggtctctctttaaaaaaaaaagtgaagcaaatataacaaaatattaacaatagtcAGTGTTGATTCTGTGGTAGGAACATATTTGTTTGTAATATCATgctttgtacttttctgtatcttaaaaaccttcctggccaggcgcggtggttcatgcctgtaatcctagcactttggcaggctgaggtgggtggatcatgaggtcaggagttcgagatcagcctggccaacgtggtgaaatctaatctctactaaagatacaaaaaattagccgggggtgatgctgcgtgtctgtaatcccagcttcttgggagactgaggcaggagaattgcttgaatccgggaggcagaggttgcagtgagcctacattttgccattgcacttcagcctggacgacagggggagactccacctcaaaaaagaaaaaaaaaatcccccatcCCATACAAATATGCCTAGTTAATAAAAGCAATCCTAAAAGATTACATACAGTATGTAtgcaattttttacttttttttttttttagagtttattAAGCAGGGGAGCGGCGGGAGATGTGGCACAAATAGAAGTATGTAACATTCAAACAATAAAATCTGGGATTTTTGAAAAAATCTTTCAGTTACGGTTACACAAAGGGTCACTTCCTCCCCCAACGACACAGGGACCTCTCAAAGGAGAGGAGGGAGTAAGTCCCATGGTAGGGCCACTGGTTGCTCCTGGATTTGGGAATGATTTCTGCAGAGGTTTCAAGACCCTGGGCTCAGGGTCGAGACTTCATAGTGGGGCAGCTAGACCCAGCAAGATGGCTGCGACGGTGAAGCCCTGGGCGGCGATCCGGACACGCATCTTGAGCTGTCAGCAGTGGCTGTTGCCCTGGTGGAAGCagtagaggcctttggtgaggGCGGCCGCCGTGCCCAGGCAACCTATGGGTACCACTGTATTCTGGCACGTCTTGCAAAGGAACTTTTCCTTGAAACCCTCTGGATTGCTGTAAACAGTGGGCTAAACCCCTCAATGACGGGAGGCTTCGATGATTCAAAGGGGGCCTCCAGAGTCACAGAGCCTGAAGTCGCCATGCCCCGGCCACAGCTGCAGgagaaaa from the Chlorocebus sabaeus isolate Y175 chromosome 26, mChlSab1.0.hap1, whole genome shotgun sequence genome contains:
- the HIGD2B gene encoding LOW QUALITY PROTEIN: putative HIG1 domain family member 2B (The sequence of the model RefSeq protein was modified relative to this genomic sequence to represent the inferred CDS: inserted 1 base in 1 codon; substituted 1 base at 1 genomic stop codon), with translation MATSGSVTLEAPFESSKPPVIEGFXPTVYSNPEGFKEKFLCKTCQNTVVPIGCLGTAAALTKGLYCFHQGNSHCXQLKMRVRIAAQGFTVAAILLGLAAPL